One Megalobrama amblycephala isolate DHTTF-2021 linkage group LG15, ASM1881202v1, whole genome shotgun sequence genomic window, ACTTTGATCGGTTACGACTTGGTACCTGAGCCAAAGATCCTGGAGGCAGCACTGAGAGCCTGTCGGAGGCTAGACGATTTAGCCAGTGCCATCCGCATTCTTGAGGCAGTCAAGGTCATTATATGTCTCTGTGCAACTGCAGAATACACCACCACAACAACATTATTCACTTAAAGGGATTggtcaccccaaaatgaaaattctgtcatcatttactcatcctcaagttgttccaaacctgtatgaatttctttgttctgctgagcacaaaggaagatatttggaaatTTAGTATTTAGTATAGTATTTagttttcctactatggtagtcaatgggtgGCGAGATATGTTTGGTTACAAATATTcctccaaatatcttcctttgtgttcagcagaacaaaaaaatttatacaggtttggaactacttgaggagtaaatgatgacagaattttcatttttgggtgaactatccctttaatttgttgaagctgcatttaacatgatttttctgaaaatgaataataaaaaaaatctatattttttttatttaaaaaaaaaaaaaaagaattattttacaaatttaattaaattttttctttttttttttacacaggaCAAAGCTGGCCCACACAAAGAAATCTACCCCTACGTTGTCCAAGAGCTCCAGCCTACCCTCAGTGAGCTTGGTATCCCTACACCTGAGGAACTTGGCATTGACAAAGCATAGATGTCTGCGATTGTGGTGAGTATTAGCGTGCATGATGTATTGTTTCTCTAAGCAAATGCAAGATGTTTCTTTATTTGATTTAACATGTCCGTTGTATCTTTCCTTTTTACCTACAGTCTTCCAGAGGACTGCTGCTCTTGTCTGGGCCGAGTAGACCACTGTACTTGAAGTCTTCGCCTCGTGTCATGGTGTTTGTGTTATATTTAACTGGCCTTTATTATGTTCTTTTGCTTGTAAAATATTGATGGACCTAATAAAGGGAGATATATCTTTACTTAAACTTGTTGTGTTTTATCTGATGCCTCAGACTTGTTGTATTAACTGCTAACTGgtgataaaaaatattatagtaatttatagtaaatgctatagtgtttttgaaccatactatagtaggATACTgtttatattatagtatttacaacactttaatGAGTGCTACAccatactgtagtattaaagggttagttcacccaaaaatgaaaaattctgtcattaattacttgtgccgttttacacccgtaagaccttcgttcatctttggaacacaaattaagatatttttgttgaaatccgatggctctgtgaggcctgcatagggagcaatgtcatttcctctctcaagatccattaatgtgctaaaaacatatgtaaatcagttcatgtgagtacagtggttcaatattaatattataaagcgacaagaatatttttggtgcgccaaaaaaaaaacaaaataacgacttatttagtgatggccgatttcaaaacactgcttcaggagcTTCGAAGcgtaatgaatcagtgtgtcgaatccgCAGTTCGGAGcggcaaagtcacgtgatttcagcagtttagcggTTTGAcacgaatcatgattcgatacgctgattcattatgctctgatgcttcctgaagcagtgttttggaatcggccatcactatagaagtcgttttgtttttttggcgcaccaaaaatattattctcgctttataatattaatattgaaccactgtactcacatgaactgatttaaatatgtttttagtacattaatggatcttgagagaggaaatgtcattgctccctatgcaggcctcactgagccatcagatttcaacaaaaaatatcttattttgcgTTTCGAAGATTAACGAAAGGTCTTACGAGTCTGGAAcggcatgagcgtgagtaattaatgacattttcatttttgggtgaactaaccctttaactatagtgaactgataaactgtagtgtactttattttttaatacagtaaactagtgtatattgtagtataatagttgtagaaaacttagtacagcattggataaaataatttgtttatattactatagttatattaccacaacaaagtactttactatagtatggttctctatagtatttttttaactgggtagttttgtttttgtttctttaaataGTTATaatcacaaaaatgaaaatctatccacattatttttcaaatgAGGAAGTCTCTGTTAAACGTTTAAGAGAACCTACAATATTTTGAGTATTTGGAATTGAATGAAAAGCGAACTATTTCctgtgaatgtgcgagacttccGCTTTATTAGCTGCTAATAACGAAGAATAACAAAGCTCAGTAAACGGTAAAAACCATTTGCGTTACAAAACAGTGTTTATATACGACgataataaatgaatatgaaaaataacagtGTGTAACATCAAGCAGCATAACGGACAGTTAAAATAATTGAGACCGGAAGTCTCGCACATATtcgaggtaaaaaaaaaaaaaataacgcttacgttaaaaataaggtggctagtaaacagtttttgtttttctgcctGACACCAGCTATAATACAGTAAACGTTATAGCATTTTTGAATCACTAGGGGGCGCAGCAGGTATGCTTTCAACTTAAATCATATATCAAAGTAAAAATTACACTCAAAAGTTGTGATGTATACTTAAAAGATTTTGggtaaaaaactttttttttttttttttttttttcattgttcatTTTTAGTCTGCTAAATATATAATGTGCTGATGTGGGGTCAGAATTTCGAgtctaaaatgaaaaatgacctTCTAATATTAGATCCATGAAATAGCCACGTAAGTGTAATATGTTAAGTCCTATCGGTTTTTGtgctataaatattttactttgcTGCTTGCAAAGGGGAAACGTAAGAACGTAGTAACTTGTTGCACGAGTCAGCCAGTGGGGCGGGATTTAAATGTGCGGTAATGTGCGGGGGGATTGGCTCCGGCTGGAGGAGGAAAAGTCTAGGGGACTGTGGGAGTCCCTGAGCGCGCAGTTCGGGAGGTGAGGTCAGGCGTTTCCCCTTTGGCTGGCCCCAAGTGTTTTTTTCCTCCCTCTGCAAACACCGAGAGTTTTATTACCGTTTTATCAGAGGGGATATTAAACGTCCGGGTGGATGCACACGTCCTCGGTGCGCTGAGCAAAACACGCACGGTGGTTTATCTAGGAAAAGAGTGATGGTGGACAATTCCAGTAGCAGCAAAGCGCAAGTGGTGAGTTCCGTCCTGTTGGCACAGAGCCCTGTTGAATATATTGATAAGCTACTGTAATATTTCATCAGCAGATCTCGAGCGTATAAAACATCGTATCTACATTTAAGATGTTCTAAAATGGTCgcaattaatcaatatttattcTGATTACCTCCGTGTGAGTTATCAAGCTATTATATGTAGCGAAAATCCACATTGTACACGTCATGatttcaggattttttcatGTTACAACTCGtgctgtttatttgtttttaaagttcCAGTTCGCGCGCTGCCGAGTTCGAAAAGTCCAAAATATCTCCGTTTGTTTCCGTTAGAACGCGATACTTTGTTGCGTCGTGTGTTCGTTCTCTCTTTTAATAGCTTAATTGTTTTTGGAAGAGCGCCATACTTTTTGGGCAGCCATGATTCGACTGTGATCTGAATATCTTCTGTAACTGCGCGCGCGTGTTAAACTGTGCTTTAATTAGTTGTAAAGTAAAAGCATATCTCGACTGGATTTggctaaatattaaatatttaacaaagtGTAAAGCAATACGCCGTTTTGGCCGGACATCCGGTCGTTCTACAATCCAGACTGGTCGTCTCTATTGGGGGGGTCAAAGGTAGGTTGGCCTACTGGGCAATAAGCGAGCTGCGGAATGCGACTTTAAtccttttgtgacattataaatacTGTTAATGCTAATTAAAATTCTTGTGAATTTAATTCGAATGCTGTTCGTTGTGAAGATTTGCTTACAcgtatttgttttccatttaaaTCACATGAGTTAGAATTCCTTAGAATTGTCGTTTGTGCTAATTTGTTTACGCGTTTTTGTGTTCTATTCGAATTTAATTCGAATCGAATTCATTATCCAATTTGTTTACAGTTCTTAACGCGCATTTTATGCCCTTAATTCGAactgtaatgttttttatacTAAGCAAATGCTGTTAATTCGAATTAAAAGAATTCAGTTTGCAATAGAAACGCAGACTGATTGTTTACACATTAGTTGTTGTGTGGCATGAGTGTTTCAAAAATGCATAACTTTTGAAAGTGAGTTATTcagttgatttatttttaaatattcaagttAAATTTTGATTGAATTATATTGAACTTCTGTTTTTGTATTCTTatcttaaaatatttcatttataattttttttgtgtgtgtgaaaaattAAGAAGAACTTAATTAATTTGCTTATTCTGTCCGCAATCCAGCCCAGCTTGTCTCAGGACAGCAGTCTGGCTAGTGCATTTTCCCAGGCGGCTTTTGGAAGTGCGGCTGGTGTCAAACTGGAGGCAGTTATGGAGCAGCTCCAGAGACAACAACAAGCTAAGCTGGAGATGGAGCGCAAGGAGAGACAATTCAGGGAAGCCCACATTCTGTACGCCCAGCAGCTGGCTGCACAGCAAGCCATCATGGCCTCTGCCAGGGCCCAGGGTGCCCCATTAACCCCTGATTTTTACAGCAAAAACTCCAGAGACAGAGCGCTGAAAGGCGGCCAGGGGCCTCCAGCTGCCAGGGGGCCCATGAAACCCGGCTCTGACCTAGTACATGAGGAGGACGCCGCTGATGAGATGGACAGGGGAAGAGGGTCCGAGGGGGACGAAGATGACGATGATGAAATGATGGATGGAGAAGATGGAAGCGAAGAAGAGGAAAGCGAAGGCTTGGAGTTCCTCAGGAAGCAAAGCCTTGCACTTCAGCAAGCGGCTGTTGGAGTCCCTCCTTATCCGTTCCCCGTCTACGCCGCCTCACCCTCTGCTGCTAAAAAACGTGCCCTGTCACCGACCACTAAAGTGAAAGATGAACCCGAAGACTCCCTCAACGACCAACAATCGTTCAACACACCAAACGGACTGGGCGATTGGAGCCTCGATGACTCATTCAAACAGGTTTGTGTCTATATTTCTGTCTCTCATCATTAATCTCCGAGGTTTTTCTGTATGTTAGGCATTTGCAAGCATTGTGTTTTTT contains:
- the LOC125247779 gene encoding cytochrome c oxidase subunit 5A, mitochondrial — translated: MFRAALRLSVSGARSLTRSRPQYTASVAARSYSHGKQETDEEFDARWVTYFNKPDIDAWELRKGMNTLIGYDLVPEPKILEAALRACRRLDDLASAIRILEAVKDKAGPHKEIYPYVVQELQPTLSELGIPTPEELGIDKA